A genomic region of Xiphophorus couchianus chromosome 18, X_couchianus-1.0, whole genome shotgun sequence contains the following coding sequences:
- the grip1 gene encoding glutamate receptor-interacting protein 1 isoform X11, translating into MIAVSFKCRCQILRRVNKDEGPYTKHSAGSRPPDGALAIRRQSIPDEFRGCTVVELMKKEGTTLGLTVSGGIDKDGKPRVSNLRQGGIAARSDQLNVGDYIRSVNGINLAKFRHDEIISLLKNVGERVVLEVEYELPPVSVQGSGVIFKNVELTLHKEGNSFGFVIRGGTHEDRNKTRPIVITTVRPGGPAEREGTIKPGDRLLSIDGIRLHGSTLSEAMSILKQCGQEATLLIEYDVSVMDSVATASGPLLVEVAKAAGSSLGVALSTSMFCSKQVIIIDKVKPASIADRCGALHAGDHILSVDGKSMEFCSLAEATQLLSASCQTVRMEILPQHQARPALNAPQHALSHSFSPGSMSAYSLSSLNMSTLPRNMYPTSPRSTMMRRKAKKKDFKSSLSLASSTVGLAGQVVHTETTEVTLLGDGIMGFGLQLQGGVFATETLSSPPLIAYIDPDSPAERCGILQIGDRILSINGVPTEDSTLEETNQLLRDSSITAQLTLEIEFDVAESVIPSSGTFHVKLPKKPGVELGITISSPSNRKPGDPLIISDIKKGSVAHRTGTLELGDKLLAIDNIRVENCSMEEAVQILQQCEELVKLKIRKDEDNSDEQEVSGSIIYTVELQRYGGPLGITISGTEEPFDPIIISSLSKGGLAERTGAIHVGDRILAINSSSLKGKPLSEAISLLQQAGETVTLKIKKQGELSSPKTCVIGPGLGAGLNLDGQDGEEEPVITVVPPTNQRAFSTLPSVDSAVDSWDGSNMDSSFSTTAPFQSYSFHEWRGVKTTNSQSSTRQRANPLSDLGLSDDDWDRPPLGGGSNLPSGKITDSRFSVGHDGTEPDQEENFWSQALEDLETCGQSGILRELEATIMSGSTLSLNHDPTPLRSTLGRQSSFQERNSSKPQVNPRSNTLPSDPQRRAFAMKKMRQEVNDILNQNPVELHKLTLEKASDLEDFGFSVSDGLLDRGVYVNNIRPGGPAERGGLRAYDRILQINHVRTRDFDCCLVVPLIAESPNRLEVVISRNPSSSSTATPLANHNDGMANSRHSPQPISAELGPSEISVEQVEDCGPIKWNQPGDVLGVGQVTNSSL; encoded by the exons GAGCGACCAGCTGAATGTGGGCGACTACATCCGCTCGGTCAACGGCATCAACCTGGCCAAGTTCAGACACGACGAGATCATCAGCCTGCTGAAGAACGTCGGGGAGCGAGTGGTGCTGGAGGTCGAGTACGAGCTGCCGCCTGTCT ccgtgcaggggtcaggggtcatttttaaaaatgtggaactGACGCTTCACAAAGAAGGGAACAGCTTCGGCTTCGTCATCAGAG GAGGAACGCACGAGGACAGGAATAAGACCCGCCCCATCGTCATAACAACCGTCCGGCCGGGTGGACCCGCCGAAAG AGAAGGAACGATCAAGCCGGGCGATCGGTTGCTAAGCATCGATGGGATTCGTCTCCATGGCAGCACGCTGTCGGAGGCCATGAGCATCCTGAAGCAGTGCGGCCAGGAAGCCACGCTGCTGATCGAGTACGACGTGTCGGTGATGG ACTCGGTTGCCACGGCGTCAGGGCCCCTGCTGGTTGAGGTTGCCAAGGCGGCAGGATCCAGTCTGGGCGTGGCTCTGTCCACCTCCATGTTCTGCAGCAAGCAGGTCATCATCATCGACAAAGTCAAACCAGCCAGCATAGCAGACAG GTGTGGCGCTCTTCATGCCGGGGATCACATCCTGTCTGTCGACGGGAAGTCGATGGAGTTCTGTTCTCTGGCTGAAGCCACTCAGCTtctctctgcttcctgtcaAACCGTCCGCATGGAGATTCTGCCACAACACCAGGCCCGACCGGCCCTGAACGCACCGCAGCACG ctctcaGCCACTCGTTCTCTCCCGGCTCCATGTCGGCCTACAGCCTGTCGTCCCTCAACATGAGCACTCTGCCCAGGAACATGTATCCCACGAGTCCGCGCAGCACCATGATGAGGAGGAAGGCCAAGAAGAAGGACTTCAAAAGCTCTT TGTCTCTGGCCTCCAGCACGGTCGGCCTCGCCGGTCAGGTGGTCCACACGGAAACCACAGAGGTCACGTTGCTAGGCGACGGCATCATGGGGTTTGGCCTGCAGCTCCAAGGCGGAGTCTTTGCGACAGAGACGCTGTCGTCACCGCCGCTCATCGCCTACATTGACCCAGACAGCCCTGCAGAGAG GTGTGGCATCCTGCAGATCGGTGACAGGATCCTGTCGATTAACGGCGTCCCGACCGAAGACTCGACCTTGGAGGAAACCAACCAGCTGCTCAGAGACTCGTCCATCACGGCGCAGCTCACGCTGGAGATCGAGTTTGACGTGGCAG aGTCCGTCATTCCCAGTTCGGGGACGTTCCATGTGAAACTCCCAAAAAAACCAGGAGTGGAGCTGGGAATCACCATCAGCT CTCCGTCCAACAGGAAACCAGGCGACCCTCTGATCATCTCTGACATCAAGAAAGGCAGCGTCGCTCACAG GACGGGAACCTTGGAGCTGGGAGACAAGCTGCTGGCCATCGATAACATCCGGGTGGAGAACTGTTCCATGGAGGAGGCCGTGCAGATCCTCCAGCAGTGCGAGGAACTCGTCAAACTCAAGATCCGCAAAGACGAAGACAACTCTG ATGAGCAGGAAGTGTCCGGCAGCATCATCTACACAGTGGAACTGCAGAGGTACGGTGGCCCATTAGGAATCACCATCTCAGGCACCGAGGAGCCCTTTGACCCCATCATCATCTCCTCGCTGAGCAAAGGAGGGCTGGCTGAGAG GACGGGGGCGATCCACGTGGGCGACCGCATCCTGGCGATCAACAGCAGCAGCCTGAAGGGGAAGCCTCTGAGCGAAGCCATCAGTCTGCTGCAGCAGGCGGGAGAGACGGTCACTCTGAAGATCAAGAAGCAAGGAGAGC TGTCGAGCCCAAAGACCTGTGTGATTGGTCCAGGCCTGGGGGCGGGGCTTAACCTGGATGGCCAGGATGGGGAGGAGGAGCCTGTCATCACTGTGGTGCCTCCGACCAATCAGAGAGCGTTCAGCACGCTGCCGTCAGTGGACAGCGCCGTGGACTCCTGGGACGGGTCCAACATGGACAGCAGCTTCTCCACCACAG CTCCTTTTCAGTCGTACAGCTTCCATGAGTGGCGCGGCGTCAAGACGACCAACAGCCAATCGTCCACCAGGCAGAGAGCCAATCCGCTGTCGGATCTGGGACTGAGCGACGACGACTGGGACCGCCCGCCGCTCGGAGG CGGCTCTAATCTGCCCAGCGGAAAAATCACTGACAGCAG GTTCTCCGTGGGTCACGACGGAACCGAACCCGACCAGGAGGAGAACTTCTGGTCACAGGCGCTGGAGGACTTGGAGACGTGTGGTCAGAGCGGCATCTTACGAGAGCTGGAG GCAACCATCATGTCGGGCTCCACACTCAGCCTGAACCATGACCCCACGCCGCTGCGCAGCACGCTGGGTCGCCAGTCCAGCTTCCAGGAGCGAAACAGCTCCAAACCGCAG GTCAACCCGCGATCCAACACCTTGCCCTCTGACCCCCAACGCAGAGCCTTTGCGATGAAAAAGATGAGGCAAGAAGTGAACGACATCCTTAACCAGAACCCTGTGGAACTCCATAAG CTCACCTTGGAGAAGGCCTCAGACCTGGAGGATTTCGGATTCAGTGTCTCCGACGGACTGTTGGATCGTGGCGTTTACGTAAATAACATCCGACCAGGTGGGCCGGCCGAACGGGGCGGCCTCCGTGCCTATGACCGAATACTACAG ATTAACCACGTCCGGACCAGGGACTTCGACTGCTGCCTCGTCGTTCCTCTCATCGCAGAGTCTCCAAACCGGCTGGAAGTGGTCATCAGCCGAaacccctcctcttcctccaccgCCACCCCGCTGGCCAACCACAACGACGGCATGGCCAACAGCAGGCACTCCCCTCAGCCAATCAGCGCTGAGCTGGGGCCGTCAGAGATCTCTGTGGAACAGGTGGAAGACTGCGGTCCGATCAAGTGGAACCAACCGGGAGACGTGTTGGGGGTGGGGCAGGTCACCAACAGCTCCTTATAG
- the grip1 gene encoding glutamate receptor-interacting protein 1 isoform X5 produces MIAVSFKCRCQILRRVNKDEGPYTKHSAGSRPPDGALAIRRQSIPVTCFSDEFRGCTVVELMKKEGTTLGLTVSGGIDKDGKPRVSNLRQGGIAARSDQLNVGDYIRSVNGINLAKFRHDEIISLLKNVGERVVLEVEYELPPVSVQGSGVIFKNVELTLHKEGNSFGFVIRGGTHEDRNKTRPIVITTVRPGGPAEREGTIKPGDRLLSIDGIRLHGSTLSEAMSILKQCGQEATLLIEYDVSVMDSVATASGPLLVEVAKAAGSSLGVALSTSMFCSKQVIIIDKVKPASIADRCGALHAGDHILSVDGKSMEFCSLAEATQLLSASCQTVRMEILPQHQARPALNAPQHVKVQRSPRPLPWETGGSAPILPPYHYNTYHPDQSGARSHNRHTNNPPLSHSFSPGSMSAYSLSSLNMSTLPRNMYPTSPRSTMMRRKAKKKDFKSSLSLASSTVGLAGQVVHTETTEVTLLGDGIMGFGLQLQGGVFATETLSSPPLIAYIDPDSPAERCGILQIGDRILSINGVPTEDSTLEETNQLLRDSSITAQLTLEIEFDVAESVIPSSGTFHVKLPKKPGVELGITISSPSNRKPGDPLIISDIKKGSVAHRTGTLELGDKLLAIDNIRVENCSMEEAVQILQQCEELVKLKIRKDEDNSDEQEVSGSIIYTVELQRYGGPLGITISGTEEPFDPIIISSLSKGGLAERTGAIHVGDRILAINSSSLKGKPLSEAISLLQQAGETVTLKIKKQGELSSPKTCVIGPGLGAGLNLDGQDGEEEPVITVVPPTNQRAFSTLPSVDSAVDSWDGSNMDSSFSTTAPFQSYSFHEWRGVKTTNSQSSTRQRANPLSDLGLSDDDWDRPPLGGGSNLPSGKITDSRFSVGHDGTEPDQEENFWSQALEDLETCGQSGILRELEATIMSGSTLSLNHDPTPLRSTLGRQSSFQERNSSKPQVNPRSNTLPSDPQRRAFAMKKMRQEVNDILNQNPVELHKLTLEKASDLEDFGFSVSDGLLDRGVYVNNIRPGGPAERGGLRAYDRILQINHVRTRDFDCCLVVPLIAESPNRLEVVISRNPSSSSTATPLANHNDGMANSRHSPQPISAELGPSEISVEQVEDCGPIKWNQPGDVLGVGQVTNSSL; encoded by the exons GAGCGACCAGCTGAATGTGGGCGACTACATCCGCTCGGTCAACGGCATCAACCTGGCCAAGTTCAGACACGACGAGATCATCAGCCTGCTGAAGAACGTCGGGGAGCGAGTGGTGCTGGAGGTCGAGTACGAGCTGCCGCCTGTCT ccgtgcaggggtcaggggtcatttttaaaaatgtggaactGACGCTTCACAAAGAAGGGAACAGCTTCGGCTTCGTCATCAGAG GAGGAACGCACGAGGACAGGAATAAGACCCGCCCCATCGTCATAACAACCGTCCGGCCGGGTGGACCCGCCGAAAG AGAAGGAACGATCAAGCCGGGCGATCGGTTGCTAAGCATCGATGGGATTCGTCTCCATGGCAGCACGCTGTCGGAGGCCATGAGCATCCTGAAGCAGTGCGGCCAGGAAGCCACGCTGCTGATCGAGTACGACGTGTCGGTGATGG ACTCGGTTGCCACGGCGTCAGGGCCCCTGCTGGTTGAGGTTGCCAAGGCGGCAGGATCCAGTCTGGGCGTGGCTCTGTCCACCTCCATGTTCTGCAGCAAGCAGGTCATCATCATCGACAAAGTCAAACCAGCCAGCATAGCAGACAG GTGTGGCGCTCTTCATGCCGGGGATCACATCCTGTCTGTCGACGGGAAGTCGATGGAGTTCTGTTCTCTGGCTGAAGCCACTCAGCTtctctctgcttcctgtcaAACCGTCCGCATGGAGATTCTGCCACAACACCAGGCCCGACCGGCCCTGAACGCACCGCAGCACG TCAAGGTGCAGCGTAGTCCCCGCCCCCTTCCCTGGGAAACTGGAGGCTCCGCCCCCATCCTCCCTCCCTACCACTACAACACCTACCACCCCGACCAATCAGGCGCCAGATCCCACAACCGCCATACAAACAACCCTC ctctcaGCCACTCGTTCTCTCCCGGCTCCATGTCGGCCTACAGCCTGTCGTCCCTCAACATGAGCACTCTGCCCAGGAACATGTATCCCACGAGTCCGCGCAGCACCATGATGAGGAGGAAGGCCAAGAAGAAGGACTTCAAAAGCTCTT TGTCTCTGGCCTCCAGCACGGTCGGCCTCGCCGGTCAGGTGGTCCACACGGAAACCACAGAGGTCACGTTGCTAGGCGACGGCATCATGGGGTTTGGCCTGCAGCTCCAAGGCGGAGTCTTTGCGACAGAGACGCTGTCGTCACCGCCGCTCATCGCCTACATTGACCCAGACAGCCCTGCAGAGAG GTGTGGCATCCTGCAGATCGGTGACAGGATCCTGTCGATTAACGGCGTCCCGACCGAAGACTCGACCTTGGAGGAAACCAACCAGCTGCTCAGAGACTCGTCCATCACGGCGCAGCTCACGCTGGAGATCGAGTTTGACGTGGCAG aGTCCGTCATTCCCAGTTCGGGGACGTTCCATGTGAAACTCCCAAAAAAACCAGGAGTGGAGCTGGGAATCACCATCAGCT CTCCGTCCAACAGGAAACCAGGCGACCCTCTGATCATCTCTGACATCAAGAAAGGCAGCGTCGCTCACAG GACGGGAACCTTGGAGCTGGGAGACAAGCTGCTGGCCATCGATAACATCCGGGTGGAGAACTGTTCCATGGAGGAGGCCGTGCAGATCCTCCAGCAGTGCGAGGAACTCGTCAAACTCAAGATCCGCAAAGACGAAGACAACTCTG ATGAGCAGGAAGTGTCCGGCAGCATCATCTACACAGTGGAACTGCAGAGGTACGGTGGCCCATTAGGAATCACCATCTCAGGCACCGAGGAGCCCTTTGACCCCATCATCATCTCCTCGCTGAGCAAAGGAGGGCTGGCTGAGAG GACGGGGGCGATCCACGTGGGCGACCGCATCCTGGCGATCAACAGCAGCAGCCTGAAGGGGAAGCCTCTGAGCGAAGCCATCAGTCTGCTGCAGCAGGCGGGAGAGACGGTCACTCTGAAGATCAAGAAGCAAGGAGAGC TGTCGAGCCCAAAGACCTGTGTGATTGGTCCAGGCCTGGGGGCGGGGCTTAACCTGGATGGCCAGGATGGGGAGGAGGAGCCTGTCATCACTGTGGTGCCTCCGACCAATCAGAGAGCGTTCAGCACGCTGCCGTCAGTGGACAGCGCCGTGGACTCCTGGGACGGGTCCAACATGGACAGCAGCTTCTCCACCACAG CTCCTTTTCAGTCGTACAGCTTCCATGAGTGGCGCGGCGTCAAGACGACCAACAGCCAATCGTCCACCAGGCAGAGAGCCAATCCGCTGTCGGATCTGGGACTGAGCGACGACGACTGGGACCGCCCGCCGCTCGGAGG CGGCTCTAATCTGCCCAGCGGAAAAATCACTGACAGCAG GTTCTCCGTGGGTCACGACGGAACCGAACCCGACCAGGAGGAGAACTTCTGGTCACAGGCGCTGGAGGACTTGGAGACGTGTGGTCAGAGCGGCATCTTACGAGAGCTGGAG GCAACCATCATGTCGGGCTCCACACTCAGCCTGAACCATGACCCCACGCCGCTGCGCAGCACGCTGGGTCGCCAGTCCAGCTTCCAGGAGCGAAACAGCTCCAAACCGCAG GTCAACCCGCGATCCAACACCTTGCCCTCTGACCCCCAACGCAGAGCCTTTGCGATGAAAAAGATGAGGCAAGAAGTGAACGACATCCTTAACCAGAACCCTGTGGAACTCCATAAG CTCACCTTGGAGAAGGCCTCAGACCTGGAGGATTTCGGATTCAGTGTCTCCGACGGACTGTTGGATCGTGGCGTTTACGTAAATAACATCCGACCAGGTGGGCCGGCCGAACGGGGCGGCCTCCGTGCCTATGACCGAATACTACAG ATTAACCACGTCCGGACCAGGGACTTCGACTGCTGCCTCGTCGTTCCTCTCATCGCAGAGTCTCCAAACCGGCTGGAAGTGGTCATCAGCCGAaacccctcctcttcctccaccgCCACCCCGCTGGCCAACCACAACGACGGCATGGCCAACAGCAGGCACTCCCCTCAGCCAATCAGCGCTGAGCTGGGGCCGTCAGAGATCTCTGTGGAACAGGTGGAAGACTGCGGTCCGATCAAGTGGAACCAACCGGGAGACGTGTTGGGGGTGGGGCAGGTCACCAACAGCTCCTTATAG
- the grip1 gene encoding glutamate receptor-interacting protein 1 isoform X6: MPGWKKNIPACLQPDQEGDEGPYTKHSAGSRPPDGALAIRRQSIPVTCFSDEFRGCTVVELMKKEGTTLGLTVSGGIDKDGKPRVSNLRQGGIAARSDQLNVGDYIRSVNGINLAKFRHDEIISLLKNVGERVVLEVEYELPPVSVQGSGVIFKNVELTLHKEGNSFGFVIRGGTHEDRNKTRPIVITTVRPGGPAEREGTIKPGDRLLSIDGIRLHGSTLSEAMSILKQCGQEATLLIEYDVSVMDSVATASGPLLVEVAKAAGSSLGVALSTSMFCSKQVIIIDKVKPASIADRCGALHAGDHILSVDGKSMEFCSLAEATQLLSASCQTVRMEILPQHQARPALNAPQHVKVQRSPRPLPWETGGSAPILPPYHYNTYHPDQSGARSHNRHTNNPPLSHSFSPGSMSAYSLSSLNMSTLPRNMYPTSPRSTMMRRKAKKKDFKSSLSLASSTVGLAGQVVHTETTEVTLLGDGIMGFGLQLQGGVFATETLSSPPLIAYIDPDSPAERCGILQIGDRILSINGVPTEDSTLEETNQLLRDSSITAQLTLEIEFDVAESVIPSSGTFHVKLPKKPGVELGITISSPSNRKPGDPLIISDIKKGSVAHRTGTLELGDKLLAIDNIRVENCSMEEAVQILQQCEELVKLKIRKDEDNSDEQEVSGSIIYTVELQRYGGPLGITISGTEEPFDPIIISSLSKGGLAERTGAIHVGDRILAINSSSLKGKPLSEAISLLQQAGETVTLKIKKQGELSSPKTCVIGPGLGAGLNLDGQDGEEEPVITVVPPTNQRAFSTLPSVDSAVDSWDGSNMDSSFSTTAPFQSYSFHEWRGVKTTNSQSSTRQRANPLSDLGLSDDDWDRPPLGGGSNLPSGKITDSRFSVGHDGTEPDQEENFWSQALEDLETCGQSGILRELEATIMSGSTLSLNHDPTPLRSTLGRQSSFQERNSSKPQVNPRSNTLPSDPQRRAFAMKKMRQEVNDILNQNPVELHKLTLEKASDLEDFGFSVSDGLLDRGVYVNNIRPGGPAERGGLRAYDRILQINHVRTRDFDCCLVVPLIAESPNRLEVVISRNPSSSSTATPLANHNDGMANSRHSPQPISAELGPSEISVEQVEDCGPIKWNQPGDVLGVGQVTNSSL; the protein is encoded by the exons GAGCGACCAGCTGAATGTGGGCGACTACATCCGCTCGGTCAACGGCATCAACCTGGCCAAGTTCAGACACGACGAGATCATCAGCCTGCTGAAGAACGTCGGGGAGCGAGTGGTGCTGGAGGTCGAGTACGAGCTGCCGCCTGTCT ccgtgcaggggtcaggggtcatttttaaaaatgtggaactGACGCTTCACAAAGAAGGGAACAGCTTCGGCTTCGTCATCAGAG GAGGAACGCACGAGGACAGGAATAAGACCCGCCCCATCGTCATAACAACCGTCCGGCCGGGTGGACCCGCCGAAAG AGAAGGAACGATCAAGCCGGGCGATCGGTTGCTAAGCATCGATGGGATTCGTCTCCATGGCAGCACGCTGTCGGAGGCCATGAGCATCCTGAAGCAGTGCGGCCAGGAAGCCACGCTGCTGATCGAGTACGACGTGTCGGTGATGG ACTCGGTTGCCACGGCGTCAGGGCCCCTGCTGGTTGAGGTTGCCAAGGCGGCAGGATCCAGTCTGGGCGTGGCTCTGTCCACCTCCATGTTCTGCAGCAAGCAGGTCATCATCATCGACAAAGTCAAACCAGCCAGCATAGCAGACAG GTGTGGCGCTCTTCATGCCGGGGATCACATCCTGTCTGTCGACGGGAAGTCGATGGAGTTCTGTTCTCTGGCTGAAGCCACTCAGCTtctctctgcttcctgtcaAACCGTCCGCATGGAGATTCTGCCACAACACCAGGCCCGACCGGCCCTGAACGCACCGCAGCACG TCAAGGTGCAGCGTAGTCCCCGCCCCCTTCCCTGGGAAACTGGAGGCTCCGCCCCCATCCTCCCTCCCTACCACTACAACACCTACCACCCCGACCAATCAGGCGCCAGATCCCACAACCGCCATACAAACAACCCTC ctctcaGCCACTCGTTCTCTCCCGGCTCCATGTCGGCCTACAGCCTGTCGTCCCTCAACATGAGCACTCTGCCCAGGAACATGTATCCCACGAGTCCGCGCAGCACCATGATGAGGAGGAAGGCCAAGAAGAAGGACTTCAAAAGCTCTT TGTCTCTGGCCTCCAGCACGGTCGGCCTCGCCGGTCAGGTGGTCCACACGGAAACCACAGAGGTCACGTTGCTAGGCGACGGCATCATGGGGTTTGGCCTGCAGCTCCAAGGCGGAGTCTTTGCGACAGAGACGCTGTCGTCACCGCCGCTCATCGCCTACATTGACCCAGACAGCCCTGCAGAGAG GTGTGGCATCCTGCAGATCGGTGACAGGATCCTGTCGATTAACGGCGTCCCGACCGAAGACTCGACCTTGGAGGAAACCAACCAGCTGCTCAGAGACTCGTCCATCACGGCGCAGCTCACGCTGGAGATCGAGTTTGACGTGGCAG aGTCCGTCATTCCCAGTTCGGGGACGTTCCATGTGAAACTCCCAAAAAAACCAGGAGTGGAGCTGGGAATCACCATCAGCT CTCCGTCCAACAGGAAACCAGGCGACCCTCTGATCATCTCTGACATCAAGAAAGGCAGCGTCGCTCACAG GACGGGAACCTTGGAGCTGGGAGACAAGCTGCTGGCCATCGATAACATCCGGGTGGAGAACTGTTCCATGGAGGAGGCCGTGCAGATCCTCCAGCAGTGCGAGGAACTCGTCAAACTCAAGATCCGCAAAGACGAAGACAACTCTG ATGAGCAGGAAGTGTCCGGCAGCATCATCTACACAGTGGAACTGCAGAGGTACGGTGGCCCATTAGGAATCACCATCTCAGGCACCGAGGAGCCCTTTGACCCCATCATCATCTCCTCGCTGAGCAAAGGAGGGCTGGCTGAGAG GACGGGGGCGATCCACGTGGGCGACCGCATCCTGGCGATCAACAGCAGCAGCCTGAAGGGGAAGCCTCTGAGCGAAGCCATCAGTCTGCTGCAGCAGGCGGGAGAGACGGTCACTCTGAAGATCAAGAAGCAAGGAGAGC TGTCGAGCCCAAAGACCTGTGTGATTGGTCCAGGCCTGGGGGCGGGGCTTAACCTGGATGGCCAGGATGGGGAGGAGGAGCCTGTCATCACTGTGGTGCCTCCGACCAATCAGAGAGCGTTCAGCACGCTGCCGTCAGTGGACAGCGCCGTGGACTCCTGGGACGGGTCCAACATGGACAGCAGCTTCTCCACCACAG CTCCTTTTCAGTCGTACAGCTTCCATGAGTGGCGCGGCGTCAAGACGACCAACAGCCAATCGTCCACCAGGCAGAGAGCCAATCCGCTGTCGGATCTGGGACTGAGCGACGACGACTGGGACCGCCCGCCGCTCGGAGG CGGCTCTAATCTGCCCAGCGGAAAAATCACTGACAGCAG GTTCTCCGTGGGTCACGACGGAACCGAACCCGACCAGGAGGAGAACTTCTGGTCACAGGCGCTGGAGGACTTGGAGACGTGTGGTCAGAGCGGCATCTTACGAGAGCTGGAG GCAACCATCATGTCGGGCTCCACACTCAGCCTGAACCATGACCCCACGCCGCTGCGCAGCACGCTGGGTCGCCAGTCCAGCTTCCAGGAGCGAAACAGCTCCAAACCGCAG GTCAACCCGCGATCCAACACCTTGCCCTCTGACCCCCAACGCAGAGCCTTTGCGATGAAAAAGATGAGGCAAGAAGTGAACGACATCCTTAACCAGAACCCTGTGGAACTCCATAAG CTCACCTTGGAGAAGGCCTCAGACCTGGAGGATTTCGGATTCAGTGTCTCCGACGGACTGTTGGATCGTGGCGTTTACGTAAATAACATCCGACCAGGTGGGCCGGCCGAACGGGGCGGCCTCCGTGCCTATGACCGAATACTACAG ATTAACCACGTCCGGACCAGGGACTTCGACTGCTGCCTCGTCGTTCCTCTCATCGCAGAGTCTCCAAACCGGCTGGAAGTGGTCATCAGCCGAaacccctcctcttcctccaccgCCACCCCGCTGGCCAACCACAACGACGGCATGGCCAACAGCAGGCACTCCCCTCAGCCAATCAGCGCTGAGCTGGGGCCGTCAGAGATCTCTGTGGAACAGGTGGAAGACTGCGGTCCGATCAAGTGGAACCAACCGGGAGACGTGTTGGGGGTGGGGCAGGTCACCAACAGCTCCTTATAG